ATGTGTCCACTTCCTGCACTAGTTACCATGTGTCCACTTCCTGCACTAGTTACCATGTGTCCACTTCCTGCACTAGTTATCATGTGTCCACTTCCTGCACTAGTTACCATGTGTCCACTTCCTGCACTAGATATCATCTGTCCACTTACCACATTATTCATCATATAGCCACTTTCTGTCCTGCTGATCAAACCACCACTGCCTACACTAGTCATACCTCCTGTACATATCATACTTCCACTTCTCATATCACTGATGATCTCCGCTGCACTTGCCACTGTGCTAGCTGGCACTTTTACCGCTACACCTGTGGCACTGCTGATCGTATTGTCACTTGCAGCGCTGCTAATCTGTACAACATTGGTGATCAGACCCCGATGTTCTGCACTGCTGTTTGGAACTGGACCTTCCACTTTCTTCACCTGGATCACAGTTTCCTTTGCCTCGCATCCCTTGCTGTTAGCATTATCGCTGTCAGTTGTCTGAGACACGGATGGGAACGGGACTACTACAGTTTCCACAGTGCTTATGTCACCTGTAGAGACGTGGTCAATCATTTGAACATCTCTGCTAATCATACCTTCACTCTCCATCAAGGGGGTTTGAGCTCTGTACTCCCTGTGGACAATTGGAACCTCAAATTCCACAGGGCTGGATGCCATTGGTATTTCTGTGCTGACCATCTCAACCACACTTCTTGTCAGGTCATCAGCCTCATCAGCACTCTTCATTTCAACCACACTTGTTGTTATGATTGTGCTCGTTAGGTCACCACCCTGAGCAATGTTTATCTGACCTCTACTCTCCTCACAGTTTGTTTGACCTTCGTCGTCTGCATCACCAACTACAGCTGTGACTTCCAGCTCATCAACCGGTCCTATGCTTTCAACCCTGCTGCTCTCCACAGTGTCACTCTTTCTGGATATACAGCTTGTCTCCTCAAGGATAGTTTCCTCTATAATAACATGCTCTCCATGTTCAGCATTTATCATCTCAAATCTGTCTTCCGATTGGGTGATATTTACTTCTGTTGGCTGACTGCTTGGCTGAACCTCATTTTCTGTGATGTTTATCTCCAAGGAGCAGAGCTGTGCTCCAGTTTCAACACAGCTGATCTGACTGCCATTTCCTACACGGGTTATCTGAGCAACACTTTCCGAAACACTCAGAACTCCACTGATCTGAGTTCCAATTTGACAGCTATTCATCTGACTCCTAACCTCCATGCTGTCAATCTGAGTCTCCTCACTTCTGAATTGGTTTTCTTCCTCTGCGGAGATCATTCGAGCATCATGCACAGTACTAACAATCTGATTTTCACTGCCTATGTTAGTCTCACTTTCCACACTTCTCTCCTGGATCTCAGTTTCCCTACATTTTATCTGACCTGTGCTTTTTACATCACTGACACCAACCACCACTACGGCCTCCTCACTGCTAACTTGTACTGAGTCATCGGCAATGCTTATCTCTTCTTCATTCACCTTGCTAGCAGTCTGTCCTCCACAGTTAACATTGGTAACATCAACATCACTACTAGTGATCTGAACAACTTCTGTGTCTTTAATCTGAGGTGCATCTTCGCTAATCTGAGCTGTTGAGATAATCACACTGATATTATCAAGTGGTCTGTAATTGACTCTACTGACAGTGATGGTTTTATTCTCAACGCTACTCACAACGTGAGCTCCATGTTGAGCTCCAGAGCTGGTTTTAGCGCTCGCTCCATGTTGTGCAGAGCTGGTGTTAGCGCTAGCTCCATGTTGTGCAGAGCTGGTGTTAGCGCTAGCTCCATGTTGTGCAGAGCTGGTGTTAGCGCTAGCTCCATGTTGTGCAAAGCTGGTGTTAGCGCTAGCTCCATGTTGTGCAGGGCTGGTGTTAGTGCTAGATCCATGTTGTGCAAAGCTGGTGTTAGCGCTGCTCTCTGAATATCCAACCCGATGCCCACTTTCTAAACACTTGCTTTGGACTTCTTTTACAGTGCTAACCTGATTGGAAGTTTGTACACTCTGCACTGTTTTATCGGAGGCATTATACAGAAACACTTTCTGCACAAGGGTAACCTGCTCCCCAATGGCTGCACCTACCACTTGTCCTCCATTTTCTAAATTGCTTGAGGTCTCTCTTGAGGTCTCACTAATACTTGACACGCTTGCTCTTGGTACACAAATTATTGGTACACTTGCTCTTGGTACACTAATGGAGGAACTCTGAATTGGCATGGAGACGTGTTGGAAGGCAGTTCCATTGCTCATTGCACAGTGAGACGTGACACTAGCCATGGCGTTGGGGATTGATTTCCTGCTGAAGACATAAATATCTGTCAGACCTCAGACATGAATTTAGCTTCTGTCAAAACACCCGTTGCCCCCTTTTCTTGGATAATCACTAGTGACAACCCTTTTCTTGGCCTTACCTGGCTCCCCCTCCATCCAGCAGTCTCCTGTACTCAGCAATCTCCCTCTCCAGCCTGGTCTTGATGTCCAGTAGCATCAGGTACTGGACAGCCTGCTGCTCTGTGGCTGTACATAGCTGCAGCAGCTCCACCTCCAGGCTGTCTAAGTGCTTCTGAAGCCGACTAAGGTGAATACTGTATCGCTCGTTCACTTCCATCTCGTCCCTCTCCATTGACAGATTCTGTAAGCGAGTGAGTAAAGTGAAAGAGCAGCCATTTTAAACCTGTAACTCTCTGAATCTGTCTCCAGAGTTTCAGTGCAACAAAAAAAGACTGCAAACTTCATTGTGTACATTTTTTTTGGTGTATGTTACCTGGGTCTCCAATAGCTGCAACTCCAGAGTTAGGTCCTGGACTGTTCTCTTTAGGTCATCTATCTCTGTCTGCCTAACCTCGGACCCATCGGAACAGACGGTCACCTGGGTCTTCATACTGTCCACCTGAAGGGTCAAAACAAACGTGGAGAATATCTTATCATATATTCTGTATCTATAACATCTTCAGGACTCAGTGTTTGAGTTGACAGTGGCCCACCTTGCTCCGAAACCAGCTCTCAGCCTCTGTTTTGTTCTTCAGGACCATCGCCCCACACTGCTCCCTTAGGCGACTGAGACTCTCATTCAGGTCCACTGAGTGAGCACAGTCCATCTCCACGTTAACCAACCCAGACATCTGGGCCATCACTCCCTGCACTTCCTATACAGACACAGGAAATACAAACGTGGATGTCATTGTTGTTTCCAAAAGCTCTGAAACAACATTGACAATAGAAAGTCAATGCAAACAGTATGTGCCGTAATGGTACTAAACCTATGGAACCATACAATATAAAAAATGTCATTGTAACAGTATAAAGACCCCACCTCCTCATGGTTGCTCTTGAGGAGGTCAATTTCCTCCAGGTTTCCATCCAGTTGGATGTGCAGATCTCCTTCCCTATCGATGAACTCATGCTGAATACTCTGCAGGTGGCTCAGTTCTGCCTCCGCTGCCAAGAGACGCCTCTCCTCCTGTTCACACCTATACCAGACAGAAGATGaactttagagtgtgtgtgtgtgtgtgaatttcaTTCTTGCCCATACACGTGTGACCTTTCAAAGATCACATGAGCAAGGAAAATAATGCAATTTACTTGTGACCAAAGTTCATGCCCTTGTTTGCATAATCATTCTTGGTGAACCCACAGGACACAGTGGTTCCACACCATATACACTATAAACAAACTAACTTGTATTTATAGCCATAGACTTCCAGTTGAGCATTGGTGACCTGCAGCCTGAGTTGGGCATGGGTTGTGTACCATTCAGAAATCTATAGGAGAAACACAGATAGGCAGAAGATAATGCATTTCATTTGCATGTTTACTATCAGTCTTTGTCATTGCAAGTCAGTGATGCAGTTAAACTGTTCCAATGAAATTAGTAATctaacattttattttaagagCACATGCACATGCCCTCAAGTCAAAACCTGACATAAAAGGACTGTGcctttttaaatgttttccccATGAGATGTTGGCTGTATCCCACAACTCTGTTACACCTTCCTTCCCACTGGTCACACACTGgctgaatcaatgttgtttcagcgtaatttcaatgaaattacattgaaccaatgtggaatagatgttgaattgacgtttgtgcccagtgggttcaTTCCTTCGCTTATTTGCTTTCCCTTCTTCCCACTACTGTTTGTTTGAAAGGATGGGATAGAATTCTATATCTGGCAATTATTTTCTAAATCAGAGGTTACAGGTCACAAAGGAACAGGAGAATGAGTCTGGTAACAAGATGATGCTTAAGAGGAGAAGGTGAACTTGGGAAGGTGTTCAGTGATATGTAGACCTACCTGGTTCCGAAGGTTATCGATCATCCCCAAGTGTCGACCCATGTCTTCACGGTCACCAAGGGAGCTTCTCTCCAGATGTTCCTTGATCTGTAGCTCAAGCTGAGCGTTGGCTGCCTCTAGTTGGTGTACCTGAGCCACACAGACATCAACATAGAGCCTCACACATTCATACAACACACATCCTAGGTAGGCTTCTCACTGTTTTAGCCACTAAGAGGGGAATCACACCAGAGCAACTGACGGCCGAGTGTACTTAAATTAAAAGGCTGAGTGTACTTAAAGGCAGTGGGTGGCCGTCGTATCTGACCAGAATATCTTCCTTCGATTTCAGTTAATTCCTCAACAAATATGCAGCTAACTTTCTCCTAACATCACAAAAAAAAACCCTACATTTGTTAAATTCGTTAAAGGAAATGATTTCACCTGAGCCGTTTGAAACAAATATTAATTGAAAAGGTATCCCATTTACCTTTTCCAGGTAGGAGGCGAAGCGATCGTTAAGATCTTGCATATTCTCCCTCTCATTGAGGCACAGGGAGTTTGAGACATTGGTGACGCTCACAGGGACACTTGATGCATATTCCATTGAGATGCGGGTTCCATATCCTCCCTCACCACTGCAAATGCTGTTCCAGAGTCCCCCTCTGTGGTCATGGGAGAGCCGGTTAGCACCACTGGCAAGGTACACCTGCCAGGGTGCCGTCTCCTGCGCAGATGCTGCCATGACTACTGTCAACACAACTCCAACCTGGGATCTGATGTGATGCTATGAAGGGCTTTTGTTAAATGTGCAAACTGCAAAGAGCTTACATATTTGTATCTATTGAAAGCAATTGTAGGTGTGATGAAACCCTGCCCACTATAGGCCTACAGATCTACAAAAAAACATTTGTGGGCATGTCTAGGGGTGGAATTATATTTTCTTCTGTCTTTCAAATGTAAATTGCATGCTTCTGGAGGCAGGATCACAGTCAAAAAGGTCAATACTGAGACAGAATCCCTTGTAAAACCAGTTTTCTTTTGGGAAGTGGACCAATAAATTGGATTAAGTTTCCTACAGTGAAAAATACCCATTGGGCACACacttcaatgaaattacgttgatttgcaggcctcccgagtggcgcagcagtctaagccactgcatcgcagtgctagaggcgtcaatagagacctgggttcgatcccgggctgtatcacaaccggccgtgattgggagtcccatagtgcggtgCACAATTGGTACAGCATcttccaggttaggggagggtttggcctgggggGGCTTTTCTTGGCTCTAGCGACTctttgtggcgggccgggcacctgcaggctgacctcggtcatcaggtgaacagtgtttcctctgacacataggtgcggctggcttccaggttgagcgggcaggtgttaagaagcacggtttggtgggtcatgtttcagaggacgcatgactcgaccatGCTTCCCGTggcaatgagacaagatcaacATTGGGGAGTAAAACGgggtacaaatatatatatatatatatgtgtaataAAAAAAGTTGAAATTagattgaaccaatgtggaatagacattgaatggACGTCTGTTCGCAGTAGGATACATTTACCTGTTAAGTGAAATATTCATAATGCAACATCAAAGTCACATTTGAAGTGGTAATTTTAATAAAACATTACGCTCTTTATTCAATATTAGGACACTGTCCCaaagtcaccccaaaaatatTCCTGCCAAAAACGTAGACACATTGCTCAAAGCTTTGTTTGTTGAAAGGTTAT
The sequence above is a segment of the Oncorhynchus gorbuscha isolate QuinsamMale2020 ecotype Even-year linkage group LG16, OgorEven_v1.0, whole genome shotgun sequence genome. Coding sequences within it:
- the LOC123998640 gene encoding uncharacterized protein LOC123998640 isoform X2, with protein sequence MAASAQETAPWQVYLASGANRLSHDHRGGLWNSICSGEGGYGTRISMEYASSVPVSVTNVSNSLCLNERENMQDLNDRFASYLEKVHQLEAANAQLELQIKEHLERSSLGDREDMGRHLGMIDNLRNQISEWYTTHAQLRLQVTNAQLEVYGYKYKCEQEERRLLAAEAELSHLQSIQHEFIDREGDLHIQLDGNLEEIDLLKSNHEEEVQGVMAQMSGLVNVEMDCAHSVDLNESLSRLREQCGAMVLKNKTEAESWFRSKVDSMKTQVTVCSDGSEVRQTEIDDLKRTVQDLTLELQLLETQNLSMERDEMEVNERYSIHLSRLQKHLDSLEVELLQLCTATEQQAVQYLMLLDIKTRLEREIAEYRRLLDGGGARKSIPNAMASVTSHCAMSNGTAFQHVSMPIQSSSISVPRASVPIICVPRASVSSISETSRETSSNLENGGQVVGAAIGEQVTLVQKVFLYNASDKTVQSVQTSNQVSTVKEVQSKCLESGHRVGYSESSANTSFAQHGSSTNTSPAQHGASANTSFAQHGASANTSSAQHGASANTSSAQHGASANTSSAQHGASAKTSSGAQHGAHVVSSVENKTITVSRVNYRPLDNISVIISTAQISEDAPQIKDTEVVQITSSDVDVTNVNCGGQTASKVNEEEISIADDSVQVSSEEAVVVVGVSDVKSTGQIKCRETEIQERSVESETNIGSENQIVSTVHDARMISAEEENQFRSEETQIDSMEVRSQMNSCQIGTQISGVLSVSESVAQITRVGNGSQISCVETGAQLCSLEINITENEVQPSSQPTEVNITQSEDRFEMINAEHGEHVIIEETILEETSCISRKSDTVESSRVESIGPVDELEVTAVVGDADDEGQTNCEESRGQINIAQGGDLTSTIITTSVVEMKSADEADDLTRSVVEMVSTEIPMASSPVEFEVPIVHREYRAQTPLMESEGMISRDVQMIDHVSTGDISTVETVVVPFPSVSQTTDSDNANSKGCEAKETVIQVKKVEGPVPNSSAEHRGLITNVVQISSAASDNTISSATGVAVKVPASTVASAAEIISDMRSGSMICTGGMTSVGSGGLISRTESGYMMNNVVSGQMISSAGSGHMVTSAGSGHMITSAGSGHMVTSAGSGHMVTSAGSGHMITSAGSGHMITSAGSGHMVTSAGSGHMITSAGSGHMVTSAGSGHVITSAGSGHMITSAGSGHMVTSAGSGHVITSAGSGHMITSAGSGQMITSAGSGHMLTSASSGGSGEWLVYGGSTGRLSGPGSGGRLSGPGSGGRLSGPGSGGRLSGPGSGGRLSGPGSGGRLSGPGSGGRLSGPGNSNGSGVWTHVNSESVSQFNRNTSNERTGRLSSTGSGEWKVYSGSNGQISKAGSGGRISSAGSGHMISSAGSGHMISSAGSGHMISSAASGHMISSAASGGRLRSRSTGSGGSGHMISSAGSGGRLSSSSTGSGGSGHMISSAGTSGQRISSTEGGVRVSSGGSRVITSSGGPASSPSRVTIRNTGSGGGGGRERISVCKMAALSISAAVKEREKAQEVRRESYTKQVSATSPRVQRWMRTSVEETVDNSKTDDNSVPF
- the LOC123998640 gene encoding uncharacterized protein LOC123998640 isoform X1, with the translated sequence MAASAQETAPWQVYLASGANRLSHDHRGGLWNSICSGEGGYGTRISMEYASSVPVSVTNVSNSLCLNERENMQDLNDRFASYLEKVHQLEAANAQLELQIKEHLERSSLGDREDMGRHLGMIDNLRNQISEWYTTHAQLRLQVTNAQLEVYGYKYKCEQEERRLLAAEAELSHLQSIQHEFIDREGDLHIQLDGNLEEIDLLKSNHEEEVQGVMAQMSGLVNVEMDCAHSVDLNESLSRLREQCGAMVLKNKTEAESWFRSKVDSMKTQVTVCSDGSEVRQTEIDDLKRTVQDLTLELQLLETQNLSMERDEMEVNERYSIHLSRLQKHLDSLEVELLQLCTATEQQAVQYLMLLDIKTRLEREIAEYRRLLDGGGASRKSIPNAMASVTSHCAMSNGTAFQHVSMPIQSSSISVPRASVPIICVPRASVSSISETSRETSSNLENGGQVVGAAIGEQVTLVQKVFLYNASDKTVQSVQTSNQVSTVKEVQSKCLESGHRVGYSESSANTSFAQHGSSTNTSPAQHGASANTSFAQHGASANTSSAQHGASANTSSAQHGASANTSSAQHGASAKTSSGAQHGAHVVSSVENKTITVSRVNYRPLDNISVIISTAQISEDAPQIKDTEVVQITSSDVDVTNVNCGGQTASKVNEEEISIADDSVQVSSEEAVVVVGVSDVKSTGQIKCRETEIQERSVESETNIGSENQIVSTVHDARMISAEEENQFRSEETQIDSMEVRSQMNSCQIGTQISGVLSVSESVAQITRVGNGSQISCVETGAQLCSLEINITENEVQPSSQPTEVNITQSEDRFEMINAEHGEHVIIEETILEETSCISRKSDTVESSRVESIGPVDELEVTAVVGDADDEGQTNCEESRGQINIAQGGDLTSTIITTSVVEMKSADEADDLTRSVVEMVSTEIPMASSPVEFEVPIVHREYRAQTPLMESEGMISRDVQMIDHVSTGDISTVETVVVPFPSVSQTTDSDNANSKGCEAKETVIQVKKVEGPVPNSSAEHRGLITNVVQISSAASDNTISSATGVAVKVPASTVASAAEIISDMRSGSMICTGGMTSVGSGGLISRTESGYMMNNVVSGQMISSAGSGHMVTSAGSGHMITSAGSGHMVTSAGSGHMVTSAGSGHMITSAGSGHMITSAGSGHMVTSAGSGHMITSAGSGHMVTSAGSGHVITSAGSGHMITSAGSGHMVTSAGSGHVITSAGSGHMITSAGSGQMITSAGSGHMLTSASSGGSGEWLVYGGSTGRLSGPGSGGRLSGPGSGGRLSGPGSGGRLSGPGSGGRLSGPGSGGRLSGPGSGGRLSGPGNSNGSGVWTHVNSESVSQFNRNTSNERTGRLSSTGSGEWKVYSGSNGQISKAGSGGRISSAGSGHMISSAGSGHMISSAGSGHMISSAASGHMISSAASGGRLRSRSTGSGGSGHMISSAGSGGRLSSSSTGSGGSGHMISSAGTSGQRISSTEGGVRVSSGGSRVITSSGGPASSPSRVTIRNTGSGGGGGRERISVCKMAALSISAAVKEREKAQEVRRESYTKQVSATSPRVQRWMRTSVEETVDNSKTDDNSVPF
- the LOC123998640 gene encoding neurofilament medium polypeptide-like isoform X3, which gives rise to MAASAQETAPWQVYLASGANRLSHDHRGGLWNSICSGEGGYGTRISMEYASSVPVSVTNVSNSLCLNERENMQDLNDRFASYLEKVHQLEAANAQLELQIKEHLERSSLGDREDMGRHLGMIDNLRNQISEWYTTHAQLRLQVTNAQLEVYGYKYKCEQEERRLLAAEAELSHLQSIQHEFIDREGDLHIQLDGNLEEIDLLKSNHEEEVQGVMAQMSGLVNVEMDCAHSVDLNESLSRLREQCGAMVLKNKTEAESWFRSKVDSMKTQVTVCSDGSEVRQTEIDDLKRTVQDLTLELQLLETQNLSMERDEMEVNERYSIHLSRLQKHLDSLEVELLQLCTATEQQAVQYLMLLDIKTRLEREIAEYRRLLDGGGASRKSIPNAMASVTSHCAMSNGTAFQHVSMPIQSSSISVPRASVPIICVPRASVSSISETSRETSSNLENGGQVVGAAIGEQVTLVQKVFLYNASDKTVQSVQTSNQVSTVKEVQSKCLESGHRVGYSESSANTSFAQHGSSTNTSPAQHGASANTSFAQHGASANTSSAQHGASANTSSAQHGASANTSSAQHGASAKTSSGAQHGAHVVSSVENKTITVSRVNYRPLDNISVIISTAQISEDAPQIKDTEVVQITSSDVDVTNVNCGGQTASKVNEEEISIADDSVQVSSEEAVVVVGVSDVKSTGQIKCRETEIQERSVESETNIGSENQIVSTVHDARMISAEEENQFRSEETQIDSMEVRSQMNSCQIGTQISGVLSVSESVAQITRVGNGSQISCVETGAQLCSLEINITENEVQPSSQPTEVNITQSEDRFEMINAEHGEHVIIEETILEETSCISRKSDTVESSRVESIGPVDELEVTAVVGDADDEGQTNCEESRGQINIAQGGDLTSTIITTSVVEMKSADEADDLTRSVVEMVSTEIPMASSPVEFEVPIVHREYRAQTPLMESEGMISRDVQMIDHVSTGDISTVETVVVPFPSVSQTTDSDNANSKGCEAKETVIQVKKVEGPVPNSSAEHRGLITNVVQISSAASDNTISSATGVAVKVPASTVASAAEIISDMRSGSMICTGGMTSVGSGGLISRTESGYMMNNVVSGQMISSAGSGHMVTSAGSGHMITSAGSGHMVTSAGSGHMVTSAGSGHMITSAGSGHMITSAGSGHMVTSAGSGHMITSAGSGHMVTSAGSGHVITSAGSGHMITSAGSGHMVTSAGSGHVITSAGSGHMITSAGSGQMITSAGSGHMLTSASSGGSGEWLVYGGSTGRLSGPGSGGRLSGPGSGGRLSGPGSGGRLSGPGSGGRLSGPGNSNGSGVWTHVNSESVSQFNRNTSNERTGRLSSTGSGEWKVYSGSNGQISKAGSGGRISSAGSGHMISSAGSGHMISSAGSGHMISSAASGHMISSAASGGRLRSRSTGSGGSGHMISSAGSGGRLSSSSTGSGGSGHMISSAGTSGQRISSTEGGVRVSSGGSRVITSSGGPASSPSRVTIRNTGSGGGGGRERISVCKMAALSISAAVKEREKAQEVRRESYTKQVSATSPRVQRWMRTSVEETVDNSKTDDNSVPF